In Streptomyces hawaiiensis, one genomic interval encodes:
- a CDS encoding Leu/Phe/Val dehydrogenase, whose translation MTDVTGAPADVLHTLFHSDQGGHEQVVLCQDRASGLKAVIALHSTALGPALGGTRFYPYANEAEAVADALNLARGMSYKNAMAGLDHGGGKAVIIGDPERVKTEELLLAYGRFVASLGGRYVTACDVGTYVADMDVVARECRWTTGRSPENGGAGDSSVLTAYGVYQGMRASAQHLWGDPSLRAKRVGIAGVGKVGHHLVEHLVKEGAEVFVTDVREDAVRRITERHRDVIAVKDTDELIRVDGLGIYAPCALGGALNDETVPVLTAEVVCGAANNQLAHPGVEKDLADRGILYAPDYVVNAGGVIQVADELHGFDFERCKAKASKIFDTTLAIFARAKEDGIPPAAAADRIAEQRMHDAARARRAR comes from the coding sequence GTGACCGACGTAACCGGCGCACCTGCTGATGTACTGCACACCCTGTTCCACTCGGACCAGGGAGGACATGAGCAGGTCGTGCTCTGCCAGGACCGCGCGAGCGGCCTCAAGGCCGTCATCGCCCTCCACTCCACCGCCCTGGGCCCCGCGCTCGGCGGTACGCGCTTCTACCCGTACGCGAACGAGGCCGAGGCCGTCGCCGACGCGCTGAACCTCGCCCGCGGCATGTCGTACAAGAACGCCATGGCCGGTCTCGACCACGGCGGCGGCAAGGCCGTGATCATCGGTGACCCGGAGCGCGTCAAGACCGAGGAGCTGCTCCTCGCCTACGGCCGCTTCGTCGCCTCCCTCGGCGGCCGCTACGTCACCGCCTGCGACGTCGGCACGTACGTCGCCGACATGGACGTCGTGGCCCGCGAGTGCCGCTGGACCACCGGCCGCTCCCCCGAGAACGGCGGCGCCGGGGACTCCTCCGTCCTCACCGCCTACGGCGTCTACCAGGGCATGCGTGCCTCCGCGCAGCACCTGTGGGGCGACCCCTCGCTGCGCGCGAAGCGGGTCGGCATCGCCGGCGTCGGCAAGGTCGGCCACCACCTGGTGGAGCACCTCGTGAAGGAGGGCGCCGAGGTGTTCGTCACGGACGTGCGCGAGGACGCCGTGCGGCGGATCACCGAGCGGCACCGGGACGTCATCGCCGTCAAGGACACCGACGAACTGATCCGCGTCGACGGTCTGGGCATCTACGCCCCCTGCGCGCTCGGCGGGGCCCTGAACGACGAGACGGTGCCGGTGCTCACCGCCGAGGTGGTCTGCGGCGCCGCCAACAACCAGCTCGCCCACCCGGGCGTGGAGAAGGACCTCGCCGACCGCGGGATCCTCTACGCGCCGGACTACGTGGTGAACGCCGGCGGTGTCATCCAGGTCGCCGACGAGCTGCACGGCTTCGACTTCGAGCGGTGCAAGGCGAAGGCGTCGAAGATCTTCGACACCACGCTGGCCATATTCGCACGTGCGAAGGAGGACGGTATTCCGCCGGCCGCCGCGGCCGACCGGATCGCCGAGCAGCGGATGCACGACGCGGCCCGGGCCCGCCGGGCACGCTGA
- a CDS encoding DUF3073 domain-containing protein: MGRGRAKAKQTKVARQLKYNSGGTDLSRLAEELGASPSNPQPPNGEPFEDDEDDDLYARYADLYEDDDDEDGQSSQHRRGA, translated from the coding sequence ATGGGGCGCGGCCGGGCCAAGGCCAAGCAGACGAAGGTCGCCCGCCAGCTGAAGTACAACAGCGGTGGGACTGACCTCTCACGCCTGGCCGAGGAGCTGGGTGCATCGCCTTCGAATCCGCAGCCGCCTAACGGCGAGCCGTTCGAAGACGATGAGGACGACGACCTGTACGCACGGTACGCCGACCTCTATGAGGACGACGACGACGAGGACGGCCAGTCCTCGCAGCATCGTCGCGGCGCTTGA